A genomic segment from Chloroflexota bacterium encodes:
- a CDS encoding sugar ABC transporter permease, with product MSSLSQSYQQLRTSQKFQKQLGVVARLVLAVFLIAFSIFPVLWMVSASFDNTNSLATQYLIPRQAGFKNYERLFNLDPDFSFGELFYWKWLWNSVKVAGITTILSLSITTLAAYAFSRLRFAGRVTILKGILLIQVFPNLLALVANYVLIVQFGKIVPALGLNTHTGLIMVYLGGSMGINIWLMKGFLDTVPRAIDESGMIDGASHFQIFWNLILPLLRPILVVIGILSFIGTYGDFILARILLNDVSEYTLMVGLQIFTAGQFDKKWGVFAAGALIGALPIMITYLALQDQIAGGLTTGAVKE from the coding sequence ATGTCTAGCCTGTCCCAGTCTTATCAGCAACTTCGAACGTCGCAAAAATTCCAAAAGCAACTTGGCGTGGTGGCGAGGCTGGTTCTGGCCGTGTTCCTGATCGCCTTCTCAATTTTCCCGGTGCTGTGGATGGTGTCGGCCTCGTTCGACAACACCAACTCGCTGGCGACCCAGTACCTAATTCCGCGCCAGGCCGGCTTCAAAAACTATGAGCGCCTGTTCAATCTCGACCCGGATTTCTCGTTTGGCGAACTGTTTTACTGGAAATGGTTGTGGAACTCGGTCAAGGTGGCCGGCATTACCACGATTTTGAGCCTTTCGATCACCACCCTGGCCGCTTATGCCTTTTCCCGCCTGCGTTTCGCCGGTCGGGTCACGATTCTCAAAGGCATCCTGCTCATTCAGGTTTTCCCCAACCTGCTGGCTCTGGTCGCCAACTACGTGCTCATCGTTCAGTTCGGCAAGATTGTTCCGGCTCTGGGCCTGAACACGCATACCGGGTTGATCATGGTTTACCTGGGTGGCTCCATGGGCATCAACATCTGGCTGATGAAAGGGTTTCTGGACACCGTCCCGCGCGCCATTGACGAATCGGGCATGATTGACGGCGCGTCACATTTCCAGATTTTCTGGAACCTCATCCTGCCGCTCCTGCGCCCGATCCTGGTGGTGATCGGTATCCTGTCCTTCATCGGCACCTATGGCGACTTCATCCTGGCCCGCATTCTGCTCAACGATGTTAGCGAATACACCCTGATGGTGGGCTTGCAGATTTTTACCGCCGGACAATTCGACAAAAAATGGGGCGTCTTCGCGGCGGGGGCGTTGATCGGCGCCCTGCCGATCATGATCACCTATCTGGCCCTGCAAGATCAGATCGCGGGCGGCCTGACTACCGGCGCGGTCAAGGAATAA
- a CDS encoding ABC transporter permease subunit, translating to MKAMAVGQTKASGMPVESPFSVSMRVLFVLLFDAGAIWFIANAVTKSFTQLAVILSLITLMFNLIFLLPRAYPFRWMAIGLAFMLLFTIYPIIFTVYVAFTNYGDGHLQTKEEALPLIQEATYLPDSGNSYKWTAFKSDAGVYALWLVNEGGESFLAKPGEEITPAKPGEAGIGEADSKGIPQTIEGYKRLNTLLAAADKELPNVKFGLEGDQTVQIRSPSEAAELEILYVYDEATDTITDQSNGDVYQAVNGTFTTKDGKTLKPGFRTVIGVDNFVQFATSPALRGPLVQILIWNFIFPTVSVLSTFSLGLLIAILYNDKDFPLKKIIRSFLLIPYTIPGLITILIWRGMMNSEFGIINRTLEYLFGWAPHWTTEPIWAQIAVLIVNLWLGYPYFMLVTSGALQSIPGDLYEAATVDGASPWYRFRSITLPLLLVAVGPLLIASYVFNFNNFNLIYLFIQGGPPIVGATTQAGHTDILISYVYKLAFEGGGRGVQYGYASAITIIVFIIVGSITLFQYRFTNMWEEVSENV from the coding sequence ATGAAGGCAATGGCCGTTGGGCAAACGAAAGCGTCAGGGATGCCGGTCGAGTCGCCGTTTTCGGTGTCAATGCGAGTTCTCTTTGTCCTCTTATTCGATGCAGGCGCGATCTGGTTTATTGCTAATGCGGTGACCAAAAGCTTCACTCAACTCGCAGTGATCCTGAGCCTCATCACCCTAATGTTCAACCTGATTTTCCTGCTGCCCCGGGCTTATCCCTTTCGATGGATGGCGATTGGCCTGGCGTTCATGCTCCTCTTTACGATCTACCCAATCATTTTCACCGTCTACGTTGCCTTCACCAATTATGGCGACGGCCATTTGCAGACTAAAGAGGAAGCCCTGCCGCTCATTCAAGAGGCTACCTATTTGCCAGACTCCGGCAACTCTTACAAATGGACGGCTTTTAAATCTGATGCCGGTGTTTATGCCTTGTGGCTGGTCAACGAGGGCGGCGAATCGTTCCTGGCCAAACCGGGTGAGGAAATCACGCCGGCCAAACCGGGCGAGGCCGGCATCGGCGAAGCGGACAGCAAAGGGATTCCGCAAACCATCGAGGGCTACAAGCGGCTGAACACCTTATTGGCCGCCGCCGACAAAGAACTGCCCAACGTCAAGTTTGGGCTGGAAGGCGATCAGACGGTTCAAATCCGCTCGCCCAGCGAAGCGGCAGAATTGGAAATTCTTTACGTCTACGATGAAGCGACGGATACCATCACCGATCAGTCCAACGGCGATGTTTACCAGGCCGTCAACGGCACGTTTACGACCAAAGACGGCAAGACCCTCAAGCCGGGTTTCCGCACCGTGATTGGAGTTGATAACTTCGTCCAATTTGCCACCAGCCCCGCCCTGCGTGGCCCGCTGGTGCAGATCCTCATCTGGAACTTTATCTTCCCAACCGTTAGCGTTCTTTCCACCTTTTCGCTGGGACTGCTTATTGCGATTCTCTATAACGACAAGGATTTCCCGCTCAAGAAAATCATTCGCTCATTTCTGCTCATTCCTTACACGATTCCAGGGTTGATCACGATCTTGATCTGGCGTGGCATGATGAATTCCGAATTCGGCATCATTAACCGCACCCTGGAATACTTATTTGGTTGGGCGCCGCACTGGACGACGGAACCGATCTGGGCCCAGATCGCGGTGTTGATAGTTAACCTGTGGCTGGGTTACCCCTATTTCATGCTGGTCACCAGCGGCGCTTTGCAATCTATTCCGGGAGATTTGTACGAAGCCGCCACTGTGGACGGCGCGAGTCCCTGGTATCGCTTCCGGAGCATTACCCTGCCGCTCTTGCTAGTGGCGGTTGGCCCGTTGTTGATTGCATCGTACGTGTTCAACTTCAACAACTTCAACCTGATCTACCTGTTCATCCAGGGCGGGCCGCCGATTGTGGGGGCCACCACCCAGGCCGGTCATACCGACATCTTGATCAGCTATGTCTACAAACTGGCCTTCGAAGGCGGCGGGCGCGGCGTGCAATACGGCTATGCCTCGGCGATTACCATCATCGTTTTCATCATTGTCGGCTCTATCACTTTGTTCCAGTACCGCTTCACCAACATGTGGGAGGAGGTCAGTGAAAATGTCTAG
- a CDS encoding VCBS repeat-containing protein encodes MRRAVTLTILVVLGIALLQQQGYLNSAAAQTPAAAEAFVDVSRQAGVTHNRVVSLEMAIGQAWGDYDNDGWVDLYVTDPAGPNTLYHNNGDGTFSVSPLQAQVALPAAHSAGAIFADYDNDGWRDLFVANWGADNLFRNEDGKGWVDVTRQAGITDNRNSKTASWGDFDNDGFLDLYIANWSCYPKCGRPMEGDADHLYHNNGDGTFGDVSDYLGGGLNGAGFVASFNDYDNDGDLDIYLVNDEFINGIGNKLWRNDGPGCKGWCFTQVAGEAGADSRLFGMGLAIGDYDNDGDLDYYYSNVGPMELLQNNGDGTFQEVARQAGVQTPNGIGWGAVFFDYNNDGWRDLYLAIADTTNHEDIAANKLFRNNADGTFTVVACNNQASDIRMSMGAAYADYDRDGWVDLAVGNMDEGYRLYHNQTGLTENNRWLALELVGGGPVNRDAVGARVYLTTSDGMTQMQDVISGSGLGAGNELALYFGLGRQTSADLTIRWPDGTKQVFTGVAANQRYRLLYPQQGNTGLQPLFQKAATPQIQAQTNASPLILIFSLILVACLGVLALRVSVSGSRLILMGAVVLAGALVLALVVGQGPDAKLVNLMKQAGARPPTNPAPPSPELVKLGEALFWDPELSGNRDIACATCHHSLKATGDNLSLSIGTRGQGLGELRVKLEDKRDFIPRNAQPLFNLGYVEWKVLFWDGRVSGTLATGFDTPASDRLPSGLDNLLAAQAMFPVTSRDEMRGDRGDKDILGQTNELAMLPDYAARPIWKAIMKRLLVIPGYVELFRAAYPDAPVDSLGFEHAANAMAAYENMVFTFEDSPFDRYIRGDLAALSPEAKRGAALFYGEAACASCHSGGLLTDQKFYNLAVPQLGDGKGREQPFDFGRARETGNDCDRYAFRTPPLRNVALTGPWMHNGAFTTLEAVVRHHLNPAASLQGYDPAQLAIVLQDTCQNQPEVLAAILATKSDVASEQTQLSDQEMQDLLAFLNALTSPSALQLENTIPASVPSGLPVGGNLENIPSGQQGN; translated from the coding sequence GTGCGGCGCGCAGTGACGCTGACGATACTGGTTGTTTTGGGAATAGCCCTGTTGCAACAGCAGGGCTATCTTAATTCTGCTGCCGCGCAAACGCCGGCGGCGGCTGAGGCTTTTGTGGATGTCAGCCGTCAGGCCGGCGTGACTCACAACCGGGTCGTCAGTTTGGAGATGGCGATTGGGCAGGCGTGGGGCGATTACGACAACGACGGCTGGGTTGATCTTTACGTGACCGACCCCGCCGGGCCGAACACGCTCTACCACAACAACGGCGACGGCACGTTCTCCGTCTCACCTCTGCAAGCGCAGGTGGCCTTGCCTGCCGCGCACAGCGCCGGCGCAATCTTCGCCGACTACGACAATGATGGCTGGCGCGATCTGTTCGTCGCCAACTGGGGCGCCGACAATCTTTTCCGCAATGAGGACGGGAAGGGCTGGGTGGATGTCACCCGGCAGGCGGGCATCACCGATAACCGCAACAGCAAAACTGCCTCGTGGGGCGACTTCGACAATGACGGCTTTCTCGATCTCTATATCGCCAACTGGTCGTGCTACCCGAAGTGTGGCCGACCGATGGAGGGCGACGCCGATCATCTATACCACAACAACGGCGATGGCACGTTCGGCGATGTGTCCGATTATCTGGGCGGCGGTTTGAACGGGGCGGGCTTCGTCGCCAGCTTCAATGACTACGACAACGACGGCGACCTTGACATCTACCTGGTCAACGACGAATTCATCAACGGAATTGGCAACAAGTTGTGGCGCAACGACGGCCCCGGCTGTAAAGGATGGTGCTTTACCCAGGTTGCGGGTGAAGCCGGAGCCGACTCCCGGTTGTTTGGCATGGGCCTGGCTATTGGCGATTACGACAACGACGGCGACCTGGATTACTACTACTCCAACGTCGGCCCGATGGAACTGTTGCAAAACAACGGCGATGGAACCTTTCAGGAAGTCGCCCGGCAGGCCGGCGTGCAAACCCCAAACGGGATCGGGTGGGGGGCCGTGTTTTTTGACTACAACAACGACGGCTGGCGCGACTTGTATCTTGCGATAGCCGACACCACCAACCACGAAGACATCGCCGCCAACAAACTCTTCCGCAATAACGCCGATGGCACGTTTACAGTGGTGGCCTGCAACAATCAAGCGTCCGACATTCGCATGAGCATGGGAGCGGCCTACGCCGATTATGACCGCGATGGCTGGGTTGATCTGGCCGTCGGTAACATGGATGAGGGCTACCGCCTCTATCACAACCAGACCGGCCTGACCGAAAACAATCGCTGGCTGGCTCTGGAACTGGTCGGCGGCGGGCCGGTCAACCGGGACGCCGTCGGGGCGCGTGTCTACCTGACCACGTCCGACGGTATGACGCAAATGCAGGATGTGATCAGCGGCTCGGGCCTCGGGGCCGGAAATGAACTGGCCTTGTACTTTGGGCTGGGCCGGCAGACCTCGGCTGATCTGACCATCCGCTGGCCGGACGGAACGAAACAAGTTTTCACCGGGGTGGCCGCCAACCAGCGCTACCGCCTGCTCTATCCGCAACAGGGGAACACAGGACTCCAGCCGCTTTTTCAAAAGGCGGCCACCCCCCAGATTCAAGCTCAGACGAATGCGAGTCCGTTGATTCTGATCTTCAGCCTCATTCTGGTCGCTTGTCTGGGCGTACTGGCGTTGCGCGTTTCTGTTTCAGGCTCAAGATTGATTCTGATGGGCGCAGTTGTTTTGGCCGGCGCGCTCGTTCTGGCTTTGGTCGTCGGGCAAGGCCCGGACGCCAAATTGGTTAACCTGATGAAGCAGGCTGGCGCGCGTCCGCCCACCAACCCTGCCCCGCCCTCGCCAGAGTTGGTCAAGCTGGGCGAGGCTTTGTTCTGGGACCCGGAACTGAGCGGCAACCGCGACATTGCCTGCGCCACCTGTCATCATTCGCTCAAGGCCACTGGCGATAATCTCTCACTCTCTATCGGCACGCGCGGGCAGGGCCTGGGTGAACTGCGCGTGAAGCTCGAAGACAAACGCGACTTTATTCCGCGCAACGCCCAGCCGCTCTTCAACCTGGGATATGTGGAATGGAAAGTGTTGTTCTGGGACGGGCGGGTGTCGGGCACGCTTGCGACTGGCTTCGACACGCCGGCCAGTGACCGCCTGCCGTCGGGTTTGGATAATTTGCTGGCCGCGCAGGCGATGTTCCCGGTGACCTCACGTGACGAGATGCGCGGCGACCGGGGCGACAAAGACATCCTCGGCCAGACTAACGAACTGGCGATGCTTCCCGATTATGCCGCGCGCCCGATCTGGAAGGCGATCATGAAGCGCCTGCTGGTGATTCCGGGTTACGTTGAACTCTTCCGGGCCGCTTACCCTGACGCGCCGGTGGACTCATTGGGCTTTGAACATGCCGCCAACGCGATGGCCGCTTACGAAAACATGGTCTTTACGTTTGAAGACAGCCCGTTTGATCGCTACATTCGAGGCGATCTGGCGGCACTCTCGCCTGAAGCCAAGCGCGGCGCGGCTTTGTTCTACGGGGAAGCCGCCTGCGCCAGTTGCCACTCCGGCGGCCTGCTCACTGACCAGAAGTTTTACAACCTGGCCGTGCCGCAACTTGGCGACGGCAAAGGCCGCGAACAACCCTTTGACTTTGGCCGGGCGCGGGAGACGGGCAACGACTGTGATCGCTACGCTTTCCGCACGCCGCCGCTCCGCAACGTGGCCCTCACCGGGCCCTGGATGCACAACGGCGCTTTTACGACACTGGAAGCCGTCGTCCGGCATCACCTGAATCCGGCGGCGAGTCTGCAAGGTTACGATCCGGCTCAACTAGCCATTGTCTTGCAAGACACCTGCCAGAACCAGCCTGAAGTGTTAGCGGCGATTCTGGCAACCAAATCCGATGTCGCGTCGGAGCAGACCCAACTTTCAGATCAAGAGATGCAGGATCTGCTGGCCTTTCTCAATGCGCTTACCTCGCCCAGCGCCCTGCAACTGGAAAACACTATCCCAGCCTCCGTTCCTAGCGGCCTGCCTGTAGGCGGCAATCTGGAAAACATTCCATCAGGGCAACAAGGCAACTAA